The DNA segment CGTGCGCAAGGTCAGAAAATGCTGCAGCGGCCCCGAGTGCAGATAGGCCTCCATGCTTTCATGCGCCAGTACGATGCCGACGCGGCTCCAGAACTCCTCGCCGACGCCGCGTTGTGTCAGCGTGCGGCGAAAGCGCCAGAGCTTGTGGAGATAGTTTCGCTTGTCGCAATTGGTCGCAAGACATGCTGCCGACAGCGGGCGGACATCGCAGACCGTTCCGCTCTGGAAATTGATCAACCCTCCGTTGGGACAACTCAGAAAGAAATCATGCGCTGTGATGATGACCTTGGCCTTGTGTTTGGCGAGCGCGTAGAAGATCGACGGCGAGAGAATCTGCGACCAGCCATGCACATGCACGACGGTCTCCTCGTCCGTTTCCTTCAACAGACCGTCCAACGCCTCGTAGGCCCGCTTGTTATAATGCTTTTCGAAGACGTCGGTGAACGTGGGGCCGTCGCGAAGGGGGCGTTCGCCAAGCGCAACCGTGCGGATGCCCGCAAAGCGCGGCTTCAGTCCTTCGCCGTCATCGCCGACCAGGATGGCGCAATTCAGCCCTGCTTGCCTGCTCGCATCGACGCATTGCAGCGCCACTTTAGTCGCACCGCCGCGAATGATTGAGACGTCATTGACAAGTATGAGACGCATGGAACCCGGCACTCACCCCACCCATATTGATTGGGACCGGACGAAAGGGATTCGCCTTTTACATCATGCCCCCGAC comes from the Rhizobium sp. NXC24 genome and includes:
- a CDS encoding glycosyltransferase family 4 protein yields the protein MRLILVNDVSIIRGGATKVALQCVDASRQAGLNCAILVGDDGEGLKPRFAGIRTVALGERPLRDGPTFTDVFEKHYNKRAYEALDGLLKETDEETVVHVHGWSQILSPSIFYALAKHKAKVIITAHDFFLSCPNGGLINFQSGTVCDVRPLSAACLATNCDKRNYLHKLWRFRRTLTQRGVGEEFWSRVGIVLAHESMEAYLHSGPLQHFLTLRTPTEPLTPTPVEAWRNHRTVFLGRMCWEKGVRTLADALNKTGRTATLIGRGPLLDEMQRALPHCWVPGWLADEEVTALAGEARVFIMPSRMPEPYGLVAAEALMSGIPVIVSSNALIAAEVERNGAGLVFKSGDAGSLAERLASTDDDRLMRSLCEGARALGQRIAPSKAEWGRRMVDIYTGRSGFFAQ